DNA from Microbacterium sp. SORGH_AS_0969:
TTCTCGAGGGTCGCTCCTTCCCCCTTTTCGAGCCGGACGATCAGCGGCTGGCTCACGCCCGAGCGTTCCGCGACCATCGCCTGCGTGAGGCCCATGAGCTTTCGTTGGGTCGAGATGTGCTGGCCCAACGCGCGCAGCGCGCGCTTCACGGGGAGAGGGGTGACGGCCATGCCTCAATTTAACACAACGAAATTGTTACCAAAAGAAGCTTACGTACACTAATTCGGTTTTTTAGCGCGTGGCGAGGTCCCGCCGTATCAGCGCCGGCCTCGCCCCTGGCTGTCGCGGTGACCCCCTCTTCACGCTCCGAGCGCCGCACCGCGTCCGTGGCATCCCCGCGTCCGCTCAGACACGTCAGGGCCATCGCATCCGGCCAGCGGTTGCGATCGCGGCCAGGGTCCCGAGCGGGCTCAGCCGGGTGGGCTCAGCCGGGCGGGCTCAGCGCGCCTGTTCGAGGAGGATGCGGGACTTCGACTCGAGGAAGCACAGGAGCGAGCCGAGCACGGTCACCTCGTGTCCGAGGTTGACGAGGTCGGCCGCGCCGAGCTCGATCACCGACTCGCGCGGCTCCATCGTGACCTTCCACGCGCCTTCGCCACCCGTCATCGGCTGCAGATAGCTGATCGTGTTGGCGCGGCTGAGATCGACCACGATCAGTCCCGCGTCGGGGTCTTGGTCGTCGTCCTGTTCGAGGACGCGGATCTCGCTGCCGGTCAGATAGCCGCGCGCGAGGAACTCCGCGAGCCACTGGTCGAGCGTCTCTTTGTCGAGCAGTTTTCGGACCGGCACGCGCGTCTCCTTCCCCGGGGGAGAACGAGAAGAC
Protein-coding regions in this window:
- a CDS encoding helix-turn-helix domain-containing protein gives rise to the protein MAVTPLPVKRALRALGQHISTQRKLMGLTQAMVAERSGVSQPLIVRLEKGEGATLEKTLRVLRVLGMMDAVIDAADPYRTDRGRLLAGEKLPTRVRADRG